From the genome of Frateuria soli:
CTGATGTGCACCAACCGCGACCTGCCGCTGCAGATGCCGGTAGGCAAGGGCACGACCGACTTCACCATGGAAGTGGGCGCGCCGGTCGAATCGATACGCTGCGTGGCCGGCCCGACCAAGCCGCGCGCGTCGGTCGCCAGCGGTGAAACCGCCTGGCGGCTGGTCAGCCACCTGCAACTCAACTACGTCTCGCTGCTGGGCGAGGGAAATGCCGAAGGCGCCGCCGCACTGCGCGAGATGCTGACGCTGTATTGCGACGAGTTCGACCCGGCGGCGCGCCGGCAGATCGATGGCATCAAGACCGTGACCTCGCAGTCGATCGTGCGGCGCATCCCGGTGCCCGGACCGATCAGCTTCGGCCGCGGGCTGGAGATCACGCTGACCTGCGACGACGGCGCCTTCGAAGGCACCGGCGCCTTCCTGCTCGGTTCGGTGATGCAGCATTTCTTCGCACGTTACGTTTCGATCAATTCCTTCACCGAGACGGTGCTGCGCACCCTCGAACGCAACGAGGTAGCCCGATGGCCGGCACGGCTGGGCACGCGCCAGACGCTGTAGCGCTCGAGCGCGCACTCGAAGAGCGGCCGGGCGACTTCGACTTCTTCGAGGCGATCCGGCAGCTCGAATGCGCGCATCCGGCACGACCACGGCTCGGTGAATCGACCAAGCCGTCTGAGGATTTCGTGCGGCTGTGCCAGACGCCCTCGCTGGCGTTCGCGCCGCGCGCCATCGATCGCTACCAGCGGGCCGCCCATGGGCGCCCGGCGCGCCTGCATGCGCTGTTCTTCGGCCTGTTCGGGGTCAACGCGCCGTTGCCGCTGCACCTGACCGAGTACGCGCTCGATCGCGAACGCAATGCGCGCGACACCACGCTGAGCGCGTTTGCCGACATCTTCCACCATCGCATGGCCAGCCTGCTGTATCGCGCCTGGGCCGACGCCCAGCCCACCGTGCAGGCCGACCGGCCGGCACGGGATCGCTTCCGGCTGTATACCGGCGCGCTGGTGGGCATGGCCACGCCCGGCCTGGAAGGCCGCGATGCGCTGCCGGACGACTACAAGCGCTATTTCGCAGGACGCATGGTCGCGCAGACGCGCAACGCCGAAGGCCTGCGCAGCCTGCTGCAGCAGTTCTTCGCCGTCCCCGTGCGGGTGATCGAGTTCGTCGCCGAGTGGATGCGCCTGCCGCGCGAGGCGCACCTGCGGCTGGGCCATTCGGTCGAGGTCGCCAGCCTGGGCCGCACGGCCGTCATCGGTGAGAGCGTCTGGGGCACGCAGCAACGCTTCCGTCTGCGCCTGGGGCCGCTCAGCCGCAGGCAGTTCGAGCATTTCCTGCCGGGCGGCGCCGCGCTGGCGCAGTTGGTGGCCAGTGTGCGCAGCTACGTCGGCGACGAGAAGGCCTGGGACGTGCAGCTGGTGCTCGCGCACGACCACGTGCCGGCGATGCAGCTGGGGCAGGGCGGTCGACTGGGCCTCACCACCTGGCTGGGCCGGCGTACCGCGCACACGGACGCCGAGGACGTCGTACTGAAACCGGTGGGCTGACGCCCGCCATACCGGAACACCATCACCCGGGCCGCCACGCGGGCCGCAGAAGCGAAGGGAAGAGACACCATGGCCGAGATCAGTCGCAGCGCCCTGTTCGGGAAACTCAACAAGCTCGCCTACCGGGGCATCGAAAGTGCCACGGTATTCTGCAAGCTGCGCGGCAACCCCTACGTGGAGCTGGTGCACTGGATCCACCAGATCCTGCAGTTGCAGGACTCGGACCTGC
Proteins encoded in this window:
- the tssG gene encoding type VI secretion system baseplate subunit TssG; this translates as MAGTAGHAPDAVALERALEERPGDFDFFEAIRQLECAHPARPRLGESTKPSEDFVRLCQTPSLAFAPRAIDRYQRAAHGRPARLHALFFGLFGVNAPLPLHLTEYALDRERNARDTTLSAFADIFHHRMASLLYRAWADAQPTVQADRPARDRFRLYTGALVGMATPGLEGRDALPDDYKRYFAGRMVAQTRNAEGLRSLLQQFFAVPVRVIEFVAEWMRLPREAHLRLGHSVEVASLGRTAVIGESVWGTQQRFRLRLGPLSRRQFEHFLPGGAALAQLVASVRSYVGDEKAWDVQLVLAHDHVPAMQLGQGGRLGLTTWLGRRTAHTDAEDVVLKPVG